From a single Drosophila sulfurigaster albostrigata strain 15112-1811.04 chromosome 3, ASM2355843v2, whole genome shotgun sequence genomic region:
- the LOC133840878 gene encoding neurexin-4 isoform X1 gives MRQAIKATTLTISSICCCLLLLGSNNVGVARADSFSDYFSDYECNQPLMERAVLTATSSLTERGPDKARLNAGTSWSAKHSDFDQRLIIDLGLVRNVTHIALQGRPHSNEYVTEYTISYGITDLEFADYKEPGGNVKMFKGNSDGNNIHYNIFEVPIIAQWVRINPTRWHDRISMRVELYGCEYIAENLYFNGTGLVRYELKEHAIASLRESIRFRFKTAFANGIMMYSRGSQGDYYALQLKDNKMVMNVKLGTNSMASLSVGSLLDDNVWHDVVVSRNKQDIIFSVDRVIVRSRISGDYTRLNLNQQLYLGGVPNVQEGLIVQQNFSGCLENIYFNSTNFIRVMKDSYELNEAHLYTKVNSLFACPSPSNYPVTFTTRGSFVKLKGYENSQRLNVSFYFRTYEETGVMVQHEFYSGGYVKVFLEFGKVKIDLSMKDRPRIILDNYEDQFNDGKWHSFVLSIERNRLIINIDQRPMTTTKNIQIATGSLYYIAGGLDRNGFVGCMRLISVDGNYKLPQDWVQGEEVCCGDEVVVDACQMIDRCNPNPCQHKGVCHQNSMEFFCDCAHTGYAGAVCHTSNNPLSCQALKNVQHVQQRVNLNIDVDGSGPLEPFPVTCEFYSDGRVITTLSHSQEHTTTVDGFQEPGSFAQSIMYDANQLQIEALLNRSHSCWQRLSYSCHSSRLFNSPSEAGNFRPFAWWISRNNQPMDYWAGALPGSRKCECGILGKCNDPTKWCNCDSNSLEWTEDGGDIREKEHLPVRAVKFGDTGTPLDEKYGRYTLGPMRCEGDDLFSNVVTFRIADASINLPPFDMGHSGDIYLEFRTTQENAVIFHATGPTDYIKLSLNGGNKLQFQYQAGSGPLGVNVGTSYHLNDNNWHTVSVERNRKEARLVVDGSIKAEVREPPGPVRALHLTSDLVIGATTEYRDGYVGCIRALLLNGKMVDLKDYSKRGLYGISTGCVGRCESSPCLNNGTCIERYDGYSCDCRWSAFKGPICADEIGVNLRSASIIRYEFEGSFRSTIAENIRVGFTTTIPKGFLLGFTSNLTGEYLTIQISNSGHLRCVFDFGFERQEIIFPKKHFGLGQYHDVRFMRKNSGSTVVLQVDNYEPVEYHFDIKASADAQFNNIQYMYIGKNLSMTDGFVGCVSRVQFDDIYPLKLMFQQNPPNNVKSLGTNLTEDFCGVEPVTHPPIEIETRPPPLVDEEKLRKAYNEVNSVLLAFLLAILFLLLCLMFFLIGRYLHRHKGDYLTHEDNGADGADDPDDAVLHSTTGHQVRKRTEIFI, from the exons ATGAGACAAGCCATAAAAGCGACGACTTTAACAATTTCttccatttgctgctgtttgctacTGCTGGGCAGCAACAACGTGGGAGTTGCACGAGCAG ATTCTTTCAGCGATTACTTTTCCGATTACGAATGCAACCAGCCGCTGATGGAGCGTGCCGTTTTAACGGCCACTTCGTCTTTAACCGAACGTGGTCCGGACAAAGCGCGTTTAAATG CTGGCACCTCTTGGTCAGCCAAGCACTCGGACTTTGATCAGCGTCTGATTATTGATTTGGGTCTGGTGAGGAATGTCACGCACATTGCGCTGCAAGGACGACCGCACAGCAATGAGTATGTGACCGAATATACCATTAGCTACGGCATCACAGACCTCGAATTTGCCGACTATAAAGAGCCCGGCGGCAACGTAAAG ATGTTCAAGGGCAACTCTGATGGCAATAACATACACTACAATATCTTTGAAGTGCCCATCATTGCACAATGGGTGCGCATAAATCCTACACGCTGGCACGATCGCATCTCAATGCGTGTCGAGCTCTACGGCTGTGAATACA TTGCGGAGAACCTTTACTTCAATGGCACTGGCCTGGTGCGTTATGAGCTGAAGGAACATGCCATTGCATCGTTGCGCGAGTCCATACGCTTCCGTTTCAAAACAGCCTTTGCGAATGGCATTATGATGTATTCACGCGGTAGTCAAGGCGATTACTATGCGCTGCAGCTGAAGGACAATAAGATGGTGATGAATGTGAAACTGGGAACCAACTCGATGGCATCGCTTTCAGTGGGCAGTCTGCTGGATGACAATGTGTGGCACGATGTTGTCGTTTCGCGTAACAAACAGGACATTATCTTTTCCGTGGATCGTGTCATTGTTCGTAGTCGCATTAGTGGTGATTATACACGCTTGAATCTCAATCAGCAGCTGTATTTGGGCGGTGTGCCCAATGTGCAGGAGGGTCTCATAGTGCAGCAGAACTTTTCGGGCTGCTTGGAGAATATTTACTTCAACTCGACCAACTTTATTCGCGTCATGAAGGACAGCTACGAGCTGAACGAAGCCCATTTGTACACCAAAGTGAACAGTCTGTTTGCCTGCCCGTCGCCCTCAAATTATCCAGTTACCTTCACGACGCGTGGCTCGTTTGTCAAGCTAAAGGGCTATGAGAACTCGCAGCGTTTGAATGTGTCGTTCTATTTCCGCACCTACGAGGAGACGGGCGTCATGGTGCAGCATGAATTCTATTCGGGCGGCTATGTTAAAGTCTTTTTGGAGTTTGGCAAGGTTAAAATCGATTTGAGTATGAAGGACAGGCCACGAATTATACTCGACAACTATGAAGATCAGTTCAATGATGGCAAATGGCATTCATTTGTGCTTTCGATCGAACGCAATCGTTTGATTATCAACATCGATCAACGGCCTATGACAACGACCAAGAATATACAGATTGCTACGGGAAGTTTGTATTACATTGCTGGCGGCTTAGATCGAAATGGTTTTGTGGGCTGCATGCGTCTGATTTCGGTGGATGGCAACTACAAGTTGCCCCAGGATTGGGTGCAGGGCGAAGAGGTCTGTTGTGGCGATGAAGTTGTGGTCGATGCCTGCCAGATGATTGATCGCTGTAATCCCAATCCGTGCCAGCACAAGGGTGTCTGTCATCAGAACAGCATGGAGTTCTTCTGCGACTGTGCGCATACTGGCTATGCTGGCGCTGTCTGTCACACCT CCAACAATCCATTGTCCTGTCAGGCTTTGAAGAATGTGCAGCATGTGCAGCAGCGCGTCAACCTCAACATCGATGTGGATGGCAGCGGTCCGCTGGAACCTTTCCCTGTTACCTGCGAGTTCTATT CTGATGGACGCGTCATCACCACGCTGAGTCACAGTCAAGAGCACACAACCACTGTGGACGGCTTCCAGGAGCCGGGCTCCTTTGCGCAGTCAATTATGTACGATGCCAATCAGCTGCAGATCGAAGCGTTGCTAAATCGCTCACACAGCTGCTGGCAGCGTCTGAGCTATTCTTGTCATTCCTCGCGTCTTTTCAACTCACCTT CTGAGGCTGGCAACTTCCGTCCATTCGCCTGGTGGATCTCGCGTAACAATCAACCCATGGATTACTGGGCAGGCGCCTTGCCCGGTTCCCGTAAATGCGAATGCGGTATTCTGGGCAAATGTAATGATCCCACCAAGTGGTGCAACTGTGATTCCAATAGCTTAGAGTGGACTGAGGATGGCGGTGACATTCGTGAAAAGGAACATTTGCCGGTGCGTGCAGTTAAATTTGGTGACACTGGCACGCCGCTTGATGAGAAGTATGGTCGGTACACTTTGGGACCCATGCGCTGTGAAGGCGACGATTTGTTTAGCAACGTTGTTACGTTCCGCATTGCCGATGCTTCGATTAATCTGCCGCCGTTTGACATGGGACATTCGGGTGATATTTACTTGGAATTCCGCACCACACAAGAGAACGCTGTCATCTTCCACGCCACCGGACCCACCGATTACATCAAGCTGAGCTTGAATGGCGGCAACAAACTACAATTCCAATACCAAGCTGGCAGCGGTCCACTTGGTGTTAATGTGGGCACCAGCTATCATCTGAATGATAACAACTGGCATACGGTGAGCGTGGAGCGCAATCGTAAGGAGGCGCGTCTGGTTGTCGATGGCTCGATCAAGGCGGAAGTGCGTGAACCCCCAGGCCCAGTACGTGCTCTGCATTTGACCTCAGATCTGGTTATTGGCGCTACCACAGAGTATCGTGATGGATATGTGGGTTGCATTCGTGCTCTGTTGCTTAATGGAAAAATGGTGGATCTGAAGGACTATTCTAAGCGTGGCTTGTACGGCATTAGCACGGGTTGCGTGGGTCGTTGCGAGTCGAGTCCTTGCCTCAACAACGGCACCTGTATTGAACGTTACGATGGCTATAGCTGTGACTGCCGTTGGAGCGCCTTTAAGGGACCCATTTGTGCAGATG AAATTGGCGTCAACTTGCGTTCCGCTTCGATTATTCGCTATGAGTTTGAGGGCTCCTTCCGCTCCACAATAGCCGAGAACATTCGCGTGGGATTCACCACCACCATACCCAAGGGTTTCCTGCTGGGCTTCACCTCGAATCTGACTGGCGAATATTTGACCATACAGATTTCCAATTCAG GTCATTTGCGCTGTGTCTTTGACTTTGGTTTCGAGCGGCAGGAAATTATATTCCCCAAAAAGCATTTCGGCTTAGGTCAATACCACGACGTGCGTTTCATGCGCAAGAACAGCGGGTCAACGGTGGTGCTGCAAGTGGACAACTACGAGCCCGTTGAGTATCACTTTGACATTAAGGCTTCAGCGGATGCGCAGTTCAATAACATTCAATACATGTACATTGGCAAGAACTTGTCAATGACGGATGGTTTTGTGGGTTGTGTGTCACGCGTGCAATTCGATGATATCTATCCGCTCAAACTGATGTTCCAGCAGAATCCTCCCAACAATGTCAAGTCACTGGGCA CAAATTTGACTGAAGACTTCTGCGGCGTGGAGCCGGTAACGCATCCGCCCATTGAAATAGAAACTCGCCCACCACCTTTGGTGGATGAGGAGAAGTTGCGCAAGGCATACAACGAAGTGAACTCGGTGCTGCTGGCAT TCTTACTCGCAATACTTTTCCTGCTGCTGTGTCTGATGTTCTTCCTCATCGGTCGCTACTTGCACCGTCACAAAGGAGATTATCTGACGCATGAGGATAATGGCGCCGATGGTGCTGATGACCCCGATGATGCTGTGCTCCACTCAACCACGGGTCACCAGGTCAGGAAGCGTACGGAGATTTTCATCTAA
- the LOC133840878 gene encoding neurexin-4 isoform X2 produces the protein MRQAIKATTLTISSICCCLLLLGSNNVGVARADSFSDYFSDYECNQPLMERAVLTATSSLTERGPDKARLNGNSAWTPVENTYNHFLTLDLGEAIMVRKIATMGRMHTDEFVTEYIVQYSDDGEYWRSYVNPTSEPQMFKGNSDGNNIHYNIFEVPIIAQWVRINPTRWHDRISMRVELYGCEYIAENLYFNGTGLVRYELKEHAIASLRESIRFRFKTAFANGIMMYSRGSQGDYYALQLKDNKMVMNVKLGTNSMASLSVGSLLDDNVWHDVVVSRNKQDIIFSVDRVIVRSRISGDYTRLNLNQQLYLGGVPNVQEGLIVQQNFSGCLENIYFNSTNFIRVMKDSYELNEAHLYTKVNSLFACPSPSNYPVTFTTRGSFVKLKGYENSQRLNVSFYFRTYEETGVMVQHEFYSGGYVKVFLEFGKVKIDLSMKDRPRIILDNYEDQFNDGKWHSFVLSIERNRLIINIDQRPMTTTKNIQIATGSLYYIAGGLDRNGFVGCMRLISVDGNYKLPQDWVQGEEVCCGDEVVVDACQMIDRCNPNPCQHKGVCHQNSMEFFCDCAHTGYAGAVCHTSNNPLSCQALKNVQHVQQRVNLNIDVDGSGPLEPFPVTCEFYSDGRVITTLSHSQEHTTTVDGFQEPGSFAQSIMYDANQLQIEALLNRSHSCWQRLSYSCHSSRLFNSPSEAGNFRPFAWWISRNNQPMDYWAGALPGSRKCECGILGKCNDPTKWCNCDSNSLEWTEDGGDIREKEHLPVRAVKFGDTGTPLDEKYGRYTLGPMRCEGDDLFSNVVTFRIADASINLPPFDMGHSGDIYLEFRTTQENAVIFHATGPTDYIKLSLNGGNKLQFQYQAGSGPLGVNVGTSYHLNDNNWHTVSVERNRKEARLVVDGSIKAEVREPPGPVRALHLTSDLVIGATTEYRDGYVGCIRALLLNGKMVDLKDYSKRGLYGISTGCVGRCESSPCLNNGTCIERYDGYSCDCRWSAFKGPICADEIGVNLRSASIIRYEFEGSFRSTIAENIRVGFTTTIPKGFLLGFTSNLTGEYLTIQISNSGHLRCVFDFGFERQEIIFPKKHFGLGQYHDVRFMRKNSGSTVVLQVDNYEPVEYHFDIKASADAQFNNIQYMYIGKNLSMTDGFVGCVSRVQFDDIYPLKLMFQQNPPNNVKSLGTNLTEDFCGVEPVTHPPIEIETRPPPLVDEEKLRKAYNEVNSVLLAFLLAILFLLLCLMFFLIGRYLHRHKGDYLTHEDNGADGADDPDDAVLHSTTGHQVRKRTEIFI, from the exons ATGAGACAAGCCATAAAAGCGACGACTTTAACAATTTCttccatttgctgctgtttgctacTGCTGGGCAGCAACAACGTGGGAGTTGCACGAGCAG ATTCTTTCAGCGATTACTTTTCCGATTACGAATGCAACCAGCCGCTGATGGAGCGTGCCGTTTTAACGGCCACTTCGTCTTTAACCGAACGTGGTCCGGACAAAGCGCGTTTAAATG GTAACTCTGCTTGGACGCCCGTCGAGAATACCTATAATCACTTTCTAACACTCGATCTGGGCGAGGCGATCATGGTGCGCAAGATCGCCACCATGGGACGCATGCACACCGATGAGTTTGTCACGGAGTATATCGTTCAGTACTCGGATGATGGCGAATATTGGCGCTCGTATGTTAATCCCACGAGTGAGCCGCAG ATGTTCAAGGGCAACTCTGATGGCAATAACATACACTACAATATCTTTGAAGTGCCCATCATTGCACAATGGGTGCGCATAAATCCTACACGCTGGCACGATCGCATCTCAATGCGTGTCGAGCTCTACGGCTGTGAATACA TTGCGGAGAACCTTTACTTCAATGGCACTGGCCTGGTGCGTTATGAGCTGAAGGAACATGCCATTGCATCGTTGCGCGAGTCCATACGCTTCCGTTTCAAAACAGCCTTTGCGAATGGCATTATGATGTATTCACGCGGTAGTCAAGGCGATTACTATGCGCTGCAGCTGAAGGACAATAAGATGGTGATGAATGTGAAACTGGGAACCAACTCGATGGCATCGCTTTCAGTGGGCAGTCTGCTGGATGACAATGTGTGGCACGATGTTGTCGTTTCGCGTAACAAACAGGACATTATCTTTTCCGTGGATCGTGTCATTGTTCGTAGTCGCATTAGTGGTGATTATACACGCTTGAATCTCAATCAGCAGCTGTATTTGGGCGGTGTGCCCAATGTGCAGGAGGGTCTCATAGTGCAGCAGAACTTTTCGGGCTGCTTGGAGAATATTTACTTCAACTCGACCAACTTTATTCGCGTCATGAAGGACAGCTACGAGCTGAACGAAGCCCATTTGTACACCAAAGTGAACAGTCTGTTTGCCTGCCCGTCGCCCTCAAATTATCCAGTTACCTTCACGACGCGTGGCTCGTTTGTCAAGCTAAAGGGCTATGAGAACTCGCAGCGTTTGAATGTGTCGTTCTATTTCCGCACCTACGAGGAGACGGGCGTCATGGTGCAGCATGAATTCTATTCGGGCGGCTATGTTAAAGTCTTTTTGGAGTTTGGCAAGGTTAAAATCGATTTGAGTATGAAGGACAGGCCACGAATTATACTCGACAACTATGAAGATCAGTTCAATGATGGCAAATGGCATTCATTTGTGCTTTCGATCGAACGCAATCGTTTGATTATCAACATCGATCAACGGCCTATGACAACGACCAAGAATATACAGATTGCTACGGGAAGTTTGTATTACATTGCTGGCGGCTTAGATCGAAATGGTTTTGTGGGCTGCATGCGTCTGATTTCGGTGGATGGCAACTACAAGTTGCCCCAGGATTGGGTGCAGGGCGAAGAGGTCTGTTGTGGCGATGAAGTTGTGGTCGATGCCTGCCAGATGATTGATCGCTGTAATCCCAATCCGTGCCAGCACAAGGGTGTCTGTCATCAGAACAGCATGGAGTTCTTCTGCGACTGTGCGCATACTGGCTATGCTGGCGCTGTCTGTCACACCT CCAACAATCCATTGTCCTGTCAGGCTTTGAAGAATGTGCAGCATGTGCAGCAGCGCGTCAACCTCAACATCGATGTGGATGGCAGCGGTCCGCTGGAACCTTTCCCTGTTACCTGCGAGTTCTATT CTGATGGACGCGTCATCACCACGCTGAGTCACAGTCAAGAGCACACAACCACTGTGGACGGCTTCCAGGAGCCGGGCTCCTTTGCGCAGTCAATTATGTACGATGCCAATCAGCTGCAGATCGAAGCGTTGCTAAATCGCTCACACAGCTGCTGGCAGCGTCTGAGCTATTCTTGTCATTCCTCGCGTCTTTTCAACTCACCTT CTGAGGCTGGCAACTTCCGTCCATTCGCCTGGTGGATCTCGCGTAACAATCAACCCATGGATTACTGGGCAGGCGCCTTGCCCGGTTCCCGTAAATGCGAATGCGGTATTCTGGGCAAATGTAATGATCCCACCAAGTGGTGCAACTGTGATTCCAATAGCTTAGAGTGGACTGAGGATGGCGGTGACATTCGTGAAAAGGAACATTTGCCGGTGCGTGCAGTTAAATTTGGTGACACTGGCACGCCGCTTGATGAGAAGTATGGTCGGTACACTTTGGGACCCATGCGCTGTGAAGGCGACGATTTGTTTAGCAACGTTGTTACGTTCCGCATTGCCGATGCTTCGATTAATCTGCCGCCGTTTGACATGGGACATTCGGGTGATATTTACTTGGAATTCCGCACCACACAAGAGAACGCTGTCATCTTCCACGCCACCGGACCCACCGATTACATCAAGCTGAGCTTGAATGGCGGCAACAAACTACAATTCCAATACCAAGCTGGCAGCGGTCCACTTGGTGTTAATGTGGGCACCAGCTATCATCTGAATGATAACAACTGGCATACGGTGAGCGTGGAGCGCAATCGTAAGGAGGCGCGTCTGGTTGTCGATGGCTCGATCAAGGCGGAAGTGCGTGAACCCCCAGGCCCAGTACGTGCTCTGCATTTGACCTCAGATCTGGTTATTGGCGCTACCACAGAGTATCGTGATGGATATGTGGGTTGCATTCGTGCTCTGTTGCTTAATGGAAAAATGGTGGATCTGAAGGACTATTCTAAGCGTGGCTTGTACGGCATTAGCACGGGTTGCGTGGGTCGTTGCGAGTCGAGTCCTTGCCTCAACAACGGCACCTGTATTGAACGTTACGATGGCTATAGCTGTGACTGCCGTTGGAGCGCCTTTAAGGGACCCATTTGTGCAGATG AAATTGGCGTCAACTTGCGTTCCGCTTCGATTATTCGCTATGAGTTTGAGGGCTCCTTCCGCTCCACAATAGCCGAGAACATTCGCGTGGGATTCACCACCACCATACCCAAGGGTTTCCTGCTGGGCTTCACCTCGAATCTGACTGGCGAATATTTGACCATACAGATTTCCAATTCAG GTCATTTGCGCTGTGTCTTTGACTTTGGTTTCGAGCGGCAGGAAATTATATTCCCCAAAAAGCATTTCGGCTTAGGTCAATACCACGACGTGCGTTTCATGCGCAAGAACAGCGGGTCAACGGTGGTGCTGCAAGTGGACAACTACGAGCCCGTTGAGTATCACTTTGACATTAAGGCTTCAGCGGATGCGCAGTTCAATAACATTCAATACATGTACATTGGCAAGAACTTGTCAATGACGGATGGTTTTGTGGGTTGTGTGTCACGCGTGCAATTCGATGATATCTATCCGCTCAAACTGATGTTCCAGCAGAATCCTCCCAACAATGTCAAGTCACTGGGCA CAAATTTGACTGAAGACTTCTGCGGCGTGGAGCCGGTAACGCATCCGCCCATTGAAATAGAAACTCGCCCACCACCTTTGGTGGATGAGGAGAAGTTGCGCAAGGCATACAACGAAGTGAACTCGGTGCTGCTGGCAT TCTTACTCGCAATACTTTTCCTGCTGCTGTGTCTGATGTTCTTCCTCATCGGTCGCTACTTGCACCGTCACAAAGGAGATTATCTGACGCATGAGGATAATGGCGCCGATGGTGCTGATGACCCCGATGATGCTGTGCTCCACTCAACCACGGGTCACCAGGTCAGGAAGCGTACGGAGATTTTCATCTAA
- the LOC133840885 gene encoding L-aminoadipate-semialdehyde dehydrogenase-phosphopantetheinyl transferase produces the protein MNKHICTRWAFDLNTWTPTLPQLTHAVAAIQIEERTRLMKFHFIDDFLSSLIGRLLMRKFVSTCTNEPYHQVHFERDVRGKPYWVPSKSAKDNSSTLSFNVSHQGSLVLLAGIRGSRDDAEFGIGTDVMKIEYSGGKPLAEFFRLMQSKFSPQEWSYIGRPQHTEGAQLKAFMRHWCLKEAYVKELGVGITVDLEKISFAVDTTHPLEEAVSPLCATTLRCNGTPMTQWHFEEHLIAHKYCAAIAFRNCLPHENARFEFVPFQDLIEPSAIAEQPEVVEYCKQALLKPQKRHS, from the coding sequence ATGAACAAACACATCTGCACACGTTGGGCATTCGATTTGAACACATGGACGCCAACTCTGCCACAGCTGACGCATGCGGTGGCTGCCATACAAATCGAGGAGCGGACACGCCTgatgaaatttcatttcatcgATGACTTTCTGTCCTCGCTGATTGGCCGTCTGCTAATGCGCAAATTTGTGAGCACGTGCACCAACGAGCCGTATCATCAAGTGCACTTTGAGCGTGATGTGCGTGGCAAGCCATATTGGGTGCCATCCAAGTCCGCCAAGGATAACAGCTCAACGCTCAGCTTTAATGTCTCGCATCAGGGCAGCCTGGTGCTATTAGCGGGTATTCGAGGCAGTCGGGATGACGCTGAGTTTGGCATTGGCACAGATGTTATGAAGATCGAGTATAGTGGCGGTAAGCCATTGGCAGAATTCTTTCGCCTCATGCAGAGCAAATTCTCGCCCCAGGAGTGGAGCTACATTGGGCGACCACAGCACACGGAGGGGGCACAGCTCAAGGCATTCATGCGTCACTGGTGCCTCAAGGAGGCCTACGTCAAGGAACTGGGCGTGGGCATTACTGTCGATCTCGAAAAGATAAGCTTTGCCGTGGACACCACGCATCCACTGGAGGAGGCCGTCTCCCCACTGTGCGCCACCACGTTGCGTTGCAACGGCACACCCATGACGCAATGGCACTTTGAGGAGCATTTAATCGCACACAAATACTGTGCGGCAATTGCGTTTCGCAATTGTTTGCCGCACGAGAATGCGCGCTTTGAGTTTGTGCCTTTCCAGGATCTGATAGAGCCAAGTGCAATTGCTGAGCAGCCTGAGGTGGTGGAATACTGCAAACAGGCGCTGCTGAAGCCGCAGAAACGACATTCCTAG